From Nevskia ramosa DSM 11499, the proteins below share one genomic window:
- the frr gene encoding ribosome recycling factor: MIEDIKKDATARMQKTVDGLKQAFSKLRTGRASAAILDHVRVDYYGSESPLSQVASVVVEDARTISIAPWDRNMIGAIEKAILASDLGITPNTAGTTIRINMPPLTEERRKDLVKVVKSETENARVAIRNVRRDANQAIKELAKEKIITEDEEKGAETAIQKLTDQFVAKAEEVMNVKEKELLSHG, from the coding sequence ATGATCGAAGACATCAAGAAAGACGCGACGGCTCGCATGCAGAAGACCGTCGATGGCCTGAAGCAGGCCTTCAGCAAGCTCCGCACCGGCCGCGCCAGCGCGGCGATCCTCGACCACGTGCGGGTCGATTACTACGGTTCCGAATCGCCGCTTTCGCAGGTCGCCAGCGTGGTCGTCGAAGATGCCCGCACGATTTCGATCGCGCCCTGGGATCGCAACATGATCGGCGCCATCGAGAAAGCCATCCTCGCCTCCGATCTCGGCATCACGCCGAACACCGCCGGCACCACGATCCGCATCAACATGCCGCCGCTGACCGAAGAGCGCCGCAAGGATCTGGTCAAGGTGGTCAAGTCCGAGACCGAAAACGCCCGCGTCGCGATCCGCAACGTGCGCCGCGACGCCAATCAGGCGATCAAGGAACTGGCCAAGGAAAAGATCATCACCGAGGATGAGGAAAAGGGTGCCGAGACGGCGATCCAGAAACTCACCGACCAGTTCGTCGCCAAGGCGGAAGAAGTGATGAACGTCAAGGAAAAAGAGCTGTTGTCACACGGATGA
- the uppS gene encoding polyprenyl diphosphate synthase — MTQHLPPLGQAGIPAHVAVIMDGNGRWAKQRLRPRAFGHQAGVKAARRIVRASHKAGVQVLTLFAFSQENWQRPPTEVSLLIRLFVRTLTHEIASLHKNGVRIRFIGNHDDFPEELRKLMADAEALTGANTSLTLVIAVGYGGQWDIAQAASSLCRDGLPITPEAIESRLVVADLPHPDLLIRTGGEKRLSNFLIWQLAYTELHLVETLWPDFDETAYAEALAWYASRERRFGRVPEAS, encoded by the coding sequence ATGACCCAGCACCTGCCGCCGCTAGGCCAGGCCGGTATTCCGGCGCACGTGGCCGTCATCATGGACGGCAACGGGCGCTGGGCGAAGCAGCGGCTGCGGCCGCGTGCCTTCGGTCATCAGGCGGGCGTGAAAGCGGCACGGCGGATCGTCCGCGCCTCGCACAAGGCCGGCGTCCAGGTGCTGACCCTGTTCGCGTTCAGTCAGGAAAACTGGCAACGGCCGCCGACCGAGGTGTCGCTGCTGATCCGTCTGTTCGTGCGCACGCTGACACATGAGATCGCCAGCCTGCACAAGAACGGTGTGCGCATCCGCTTCATCGGCAATCACGACGATTTCCCCGAGGAATTGCGCAAGCTGATGGCCGACGCCGAAGCACTGACCGGCGCCAATACCAGCCTGACCCTGGTGATCGCCGTAGGCTACGGCGGCCAGTGGGACATCGCCCAGGCGGCGTCCAGTCTGTGCCGCGATGGTTTGCCGATCACCCCGGAAGCAATCGAATCGCGATTGGTCGTCGCCGACCTACCGCATCCCGATCTGCTGATCCGTACCGGTGGCGAGAAGCGCCTGTCGAACTTCCTGATCTGGCAGCTCGCCTATACCGAACTGCATCTGGTCGAAACGCTGTGGCCGGATTTCGACGAAACGGCTTACGCCGAAGCGCTCGCCTGGTACGCGTCACGCGAACGCCGCTTCGGCCGCGTGCCGGAAGCCAGCTGA
- the pyrH gene encoding UMP kinase yields the protein MNQQPAKPAYKRILLKISGEALMGDLGFGISPDVMTFLANELKEIVDLGVQVALVVGAGNIFRGEGLARGGMDRVTGDQMGMLATVINALAIQDAIERIGLEARVQSAIRINEVCEDFIRRKAIRHLEKGRVLVFAAGTGNPFFTTDSAAALRAIEISADLMLKATKVDGIYTADPKKDPTATRYDELTYDEALDRRLGVMDQTALVLCRDHKVRLRVYDMDRPKALHRIITGDTSLGTLVRV from the coding sequence TTGAATCAACAGCCTGCTAAACCTGCCTACAAGCGCATCCTGCTGAAGATTTCCGGCGAAGCCCTGATGGGCGACCTCGGCTTCGGTATCTCGCCGGACGTGATGACGTTTCTGGCCAATGAACTGAAGGAAATCGTCGATCTCGGCGTGCAGGTCGCGCTGGTCGTCGGCGCTGGCAACATCTTCCGCGGCGAAGGCCTGGCGCGTGGCGGCATGGACCGCGTCACCGGTGATCAGATGGGCATGCTGGCCACGGTCATCAATGCGCTGGCGATCCAGGACGCGATCGAGCGGATCGGTCTGGAAGCCCGCGTGCAGTCGGCAATCCGGATCAACGAGGTCTGCGAGGATTTCATCCGCCGCAAGGCGATCCGCCATCTCGAGAAGGGCCGGGTGCTGGTGTTCGCTGCCGGTACCGGCAATCCGTTCTTCACCACCGATTCCGCGGCTGCGCTGCGGGCGATCGAAATCTCCGCCGACCTTATGCTGAAGGCGACCAAGGTCGACGGCATCTACACCGCGGACCCGAAAAAGGACCCGACTGCGACGCGCTACGATGAACTGACCTACGACGAGGCGCTGGATCGCCGTCTCGGCGTCATGGATCAGACTGCGCTGGTACTGTGCCGCGATCACAAGGTCCGCCTGCGGGTCTATGACATGGACCGCCCGAAGGCACTGCACCGGATCATCACCGGCGATACCTCGCTGGGCACGCTGGTTCGCGTCTGA
- a CDS encoding phosphatidate cytidylyltransferase, whose product MLKQRVITALILVPLILGPIIFFPTHWLYLFLSAVGLLAAWEWTALMGLTQTSSRAAYLLLVAVMLTLAWFMGTIGLGLWVVMFGAIWWGNALSTIAGYPVNFRLKPPGTTMMAIYGLLMLVPALLGLAMLRAGSNGVLRLFFLFGLVWMADIGAYFAGRRFGRRKLAPEVSPGKTVEGAIGGFVAALLVAGTAPWVFGFGRFDWWKLLLLCVAVIGVSVIGDLTESLFKRHRGVKDSGTLLPGHGGILDRVDSLLAAAPVLALGLALLGI is encoded by the coding sequence ATGTTGAAACAGCGGGTCATCACCGCGCTGATCCTGGTGCCGCTGATTCTCGGGCCGATCATCTTCTTCCCGACGCACTGGCTGTACCTGTTCCTGTCGGCCGTCGGCCTGCTCGCAGCCTGGGAATGGACAGCGCTGATGGGGCTGACCCAGACAAGCTCGCGCGCGGCCTATCTGCTGCTGGTCGCAGTAATGCTGACGCTGGCCTGGTTCATGGGCACCATCGGTCTCGGCCTCTGGGTGGTCATGTTCGGGGCGATCTGGTGGGGCAATGCCCTGAGCACGATCGCCGGCTATCCAGTGAATTTCCGGCTCAAGCCGCCGGGCACGACGATGATGGCGATCTACGGCCTGCTGATGCTGGTGCCGGCGCTGCTCGGCCTGGCGATGCTGCGTGCCGGCAGCAATGGCGTGCTGCGGCTGTTCTTCCTGTTCGGCCTGGTCTGGATGGCCGACATCGGTGCTTACTTCGCCGGCCGCCGTTTCGGCAGGCGCAAGCTGGCGCCCGAAGTCAGCCCGGGCAAGACGGTCGAAGGGGCCATCGGTGGCTTCGTCGCTGCCTTGCTGGTGGCAGGCACGGCGCCGTGGGTATTCGGTTTCGGCCGCTTCGACTGGTGGAAGCTGTTACTGCTCTGCGTGGCCGTGATCGGCGTCTCGGTGATCGGTGATCTGACCGAAAGCCTGTTCAAGCGCCATCGCGGCGTCAAGGACAGCGGCACCCTGTTGCCAGGCCATGGCGGCATCCTCGATCGAGTCGACAGTCTGCTGGCCGCCGCGCCTGTGCTGGCGCTCGGTCTGGCCTTGCTGGGAATTTGA